One Actinoplanes missouriensis 431 DNA segment encodes these proteins:
- a CDS encoding heme o synthase gives MSMITERPVRRRGPGGAKRAPGVENRRDRAAVLRGYLALTKPAIVELLLVTTVPTMMLAAGGWPNWVTFAVVLIGGALAGGAASALNCYIDRDIDQLMRRTKRRPLPAHEITPRAVLIFGLTLAVISVVLMAVFTNWLATALTAASIFYYDVIYTMWLKRRTPANTFWGGVCGAAPVIIGWAAVTGTISAMGWALFAVVFFWQMPHFYALAIKYKDDYARAGIPMLPVVRSMNRVNFEIVLYTVLTLAASFVAWPLGLGPIYGVTAIVMGLAFLAEAVRLAYVTRAGAPVNPMRLFHLSITYLTVVFMAVAVDGLI, from the coding sequence GTGAGCATGATCACCGAGCGTCCCGTCCGCCGACGGGGGCCCGGCGGGGCGAAGCGTGCGCCAGGTGTCGAGAATCGACGTGATCGGGCCGCTGTCCTGCGTGGTTACCTGGCGTTGACCAAGCCGGCGATCGTCGAGCTTCTCCTGGTCACCACCGTGCCGACGATGATGCTGGCGGCCGGAGGCTGGCCGAACTGGGTCACGTTCGCGGTGGTTCTGATCGGCGGCGCGCTGGCAGGCGGCGCGGCAAGCGCGCTGAACTGCTACATCGACCGCGACATCGATCAGCTGATGCGGCGGACGAAGCGGCGGCCGCTGCCGGCCCACGAGATCACCCCGCGTGCGGTGCTGATCTTCGGCCTCACCCTCGCCGTGATCTCGGTCGTGCTGATGGCCGTGTTCACGAACTGGCTGGCCACCGCGCTGACCGCCGCATCGATCTTCTACTACGACGTGATCTACACGATGTGGCTGAAGCGGCGGACCCCGGCGAACACGTTCTGGGGCGGCGTCTGCGGCGCGGCTCCGGTGATCATCGGCTGGGCCGCGGTCACCGGCACCATCAGCGCGATGGGCTGGGCGCTCTTCGCGGTCGTCTTCTTCTGGCAGATGCCGCACTTCTACGCGCTCGCCATCAAGTACAAGGACGACTACGCGCGGGCGGGCATCCCGATGCTGCCCGTGGTCCGGTCGATGAACCGGGTGAACTTCGAGATCGTCCTCTACACCGTGCTGACCCTGGCCGCCTCGTTCGTGGCGTGGCCGCTGGGTCTCGGGCCGATCTACGGCGTCACCGCGATCGTGATGGGCCTCGCCTTCCTCGCCGAGGCGGTCCGGCTGGCCTACGTGACGCGGGCCGGCGCCCCGGTGAACCCGATGCGGCTCTTCCACTTGTCGATCACGTACCTGACCGTGGTCTTCATGGCGGTCGCCGTCGATGGGTTGATCTAA
- a CDS encoding ATP-grasp domain-containing protein: protein MSTPLADDGTVSQVALVTCATFPDLWDDDHPLRDALRERGVVVEAVRWDDESADWSRYDLTVIRSPWDYVARRDEFVAWAHRVPRLANPAGIVEWNTDKVYLRDLSEAGVPTIPTEFVAPGATWTPPSEGEWVVKPTISAGSQDTGRYALPAQLPLAEAHVRRLLDAGRTVMIQPYLTAVDTAGETAVLCTPDASGELTFSHAIRKGPMLTGPDDGSIQPGDEEISPRTPSAAELEVASKVLAAIPGGASSLLYARVDLIPGPDGTPTLIELELTEPSLFLRTSPAAAARLADAIVGRL, encoded by the coding sequence GTGAGCACCCCGCTCGCCGACGACGGCACTGTGAGCCAGGTCGCCCTGGTGACGTGCGCGACCTTTCCTGACCTCTGGGACGACGACCACCCCCTGCGCGACGCGCTGCGTGAGCGCGGGGTGGTCGTCGAGGCCGTGCGGTGGGACGACGAGTCCGCGGACTGGTCCCGGTACGACCTCACGGTGATCCGCTCGCCGTGGGACTACGTGGCCCGCCGCGACGAGTTCGTGGCCTGGGCGCACCGCGTGCCCCGCCTGGCGAACCCGGCGGGCATCGTCGAGTGGAACACCGACAAGGTCTATCTGCGCGACCTCAGCGAGGCCGGCGTCCCGACCATCCCCACCGAGTTCGTCGCCCCCGGCGCGACGTGGACCCCGCCGTCCGAGGGGGAGTGGGTGGTCAAGCCGACGATCAGCGCCGGCAGCCAGGACACCGGACGGTACGCGTTGCCCGCGCAGCTCCCGCTCGCCGAGGCGCACGTGCGGCGGCTGCTGGACGCCGGTCGCACCGTGATGATCCAGCCGTACCTGACGGCCGTGGACACCGCGGGGGAGACCGCGGTCCTCTGCACCCCGGACGCGAGCGGTGAGCTGACGTTCAGCCACGCGATCCGGAAGGGGCCGATGCTGACCGGTCCCGACGACGGCAGCATCCAGCCGGGGGACGAGGAGATCAGCCCGCGTACGCCGTCGGCCGCCGAGCTGGAGGTGGCCTCCAAGGTTCTCGCCGCGATCCCGGGCGGCGCCTCGTCGCTGCTCTACGCTCGCGTCGACCTGATTCCCGGGCCGGACGGGACGCCCACGCTCATCGAGCTGGAGCTGACCGAGCCGAGCCTGTTCCTGCGCACGTCCCCGGCCGCGGCCGCCCGCCTGGCCGACGCGATCGTCGGCCGCCTCTAG
- a CDS encoding COX15/CtaA family protein, with the protein MSRPGQRLASALRPLALASLVANAGLIVTGAAVRLTGSGLGCPTWPKCTDDSYTTTAEMGVHGVIEFGNRLLTFVLVALAFATFFAALVSRPRRKSLIILSIAVALGVPGQGVVGGITVLTKLNPWVVGLHFILSIALIAGCYALWRRVDEGDGRPVPLVPTPIRHLAWITALVSFAVIAVGVVVTGSGPHAGDQGAKRNGLDPAAISQVHADLVFLLIGLSVALWFALRALNAPPATIRAAGVLIAVEFGQGIIGFVQYFTHLPVILVAAHMLGAAVTWTATLAVLWSLRTRPELPRPTDQPTPAVVQPAEPVPAS; encoded by the coding sequence CTGTCCCGCCCCGGGCAGCGCCTGGCGTCCGCGCTGCGCCCGCTCGCCCTGGCCTCCCTGGTGGCGAACGCGGGACTGATCGTCACCGGCGCGGCGGTCCGCCTGACCGGTTCCGGCCTCGGTTGCCCGACGTGGCCGAAATGCACCGACGACTCCTACACGACGACCGCCGAGATGGGCGTCCACGGCGTGATCGAGTTCGGCAACCGCCTGCTCACCTTCGTGCTGGTGGCGCTCGCGTTCGCGACGTTCTTCGCCGCGCTGGTCAGCCGCCCGCGCCGCAAATCGCTGATCATCCTGTCGATTGCGGTCGCGCTCGGCGTCCCCGGTCAGGGCGTGGTCGGCGGCATCACCGTGCTCACCAAGCTCAACCCGTGGGTGGTCGGGCTGCACTTCATCCTCTCGATCGCGCTGATCGCCGGGTGCTACGCGCTCTGGCGCCGCGTCGACGAGGGCGACGGCAGGCCGGTCCCGCTGGTCCCCACGCCGATCCGCCACCTCGCCTGGATCACCGCGCTGGTCAGTTTCGCCGTGATCGCCGTCGGCGTCGTGGTCACCGGCAGCGGCCCGCACGCCGGCGACCAGGGCGCCAAGCGCAACGGCCTCGATCCGGCCGCGATCTCCCAGGTCCACGCCGACCTGGTGTTCCTGCTGATCGGCCTCTCCGTCGCGCTCTGGTTCGCCCTCCGCGCGCTGAACGCGCCACCCGCCACGATCCGCGCCGCCGGCGTCCTCATCGCGGTCGAGTTCGGTCAGGGCATCATCGGCTTCGTCCAGTACTTCACCCATCTCCCGGTGATCCTGGTGGCCGCCCACATGCTCGGCGCCGCCGTGACCTGGACCGCCACCCTCGCCGTCCTCTGGTCCCTGCGCACCCGCCCCGAGCTCCCGCGCCCCACCGACCAGCCCACCCCCGCGGTGGTCCAGCCGGCCGAGCCGGTCCCCGCTTCCTGA
- a CDS encoding helix-turn-helix transcriptional regulator produces the protein MSAVATATASDGRTRDRVAQLLLERGAATAAELGAELGLSPAAIRKHLDAMLAEQLVEVRVARLAGPRGRGRPAKRFVLTAAARESFPHHYDGIATAALRWIVEQHGPEALSAFASAQVQALEERLKAVILAAGTDPMARAEALAEALTAEGYAASATAIASGGQLCQHHCPVAHVAAEFPQLCDAETEVISRLIGTHVQRLATIAHGDGVCTTHIPATQTTAITVRTDK, from the coding sequence ATGAGTGCGGTGGCCACGGCCACGGCCTCGGACGGTCGTACCCGTGACCGGGTGGCGCAGCTGCTCCTGGAGCGTGGCGCGGCGACCGCCGCCGAGCTCGGAGCGGAGCTGGGCCTGAGCCCGGCCGCCATCCGCAAGCACCTCGACGCCATGCTCGCCGAGCAGCTCGTCGAGGTCCGCGTCGCCAGGCTCGCCGGCCCCCGTGGTCGTGGCCGTCCGGCGAAGCGTTTCGTGCTGACCGCCGCCGCCCGGGAATCGTTCCCGCATCACTACGACGGCATCGCTACCGCCGCGCTGCGCTGGATCGTGGAGCAGCACGGGCCGGAGGCGCTGAGCGCCTTCGCCTCGGCGCAGGTGCAAGCCCTGGAAGAGCGCCTCAAGGCCGTCATCCTGGCGGCCGGGACCGACCCGATGGCACGGGCGGAGGCGCTCGCCGAGGCGCTGACCGCCGAGGGTTACGCTGCGAGCGCGACCGCGATCGCGTCCGGCGGGCAACTGTGCCAGCATCACTGCCCGGTGGCTCACGTGGCTGCCGAGTTTCCTCAGCTGTGCGACGCCGAGACCGAAGTCATCTCCCGGCTCATCGGCACCCACGTGCAGCGTCTCGCCACCATCGCGCACGGAGACGGGGTGTGCACCACGCACATCCCGGCCACGCAAACCACCGCAATCACGGTTAGGACAGATAAATGA
- the sufB gene encoding Fe-S cluster assembly protein SufB — protein MTDQIVTQEEHLAALGRYEYGWADTDTAGATAQRGLSEAVVRNISGLKNEPQWMLDLRLKGLRLFDRKPMPNWGADLTGIDFQNIKYFVRSTEKQAATWDDLPEDIKATYDKLGIPEAEKQRLVAGVAAQYESEVVYHAIREDLEAQGVLFLDTDTALREHEDIFKEYFGTVIPVGDNKFAALNTSVWSGGSFIYVPKGVHVDIPLQAYFRINTENMGQFERTLIIADEGSYVHYVEGCTAPIYSSDSLHSAVVEIVVKKNARVRYTTIQNWSNNVYNLVTKRATCEEGATMEWVDGNIGSKVTMKYPAVYMTGAHAKGEVLSIAMAGEGQHQDSGAKMVHAAPHTSSTIISKSIARGGGRTSYRGLVQVLEGSSSSKSTVKCDALLVDTISRSDTYPYVDIREDDVNMGHEATVSKVSEDQLFYLMSRGLTEDEAMAMIVRGFIEPIAKELPMEYALELNRLIELQMEGAVG, from the coding sequence ATGACTGACCAGATCGTCACTCAGGAAGAGCACCTCGCCGCTCTTGGTCGGTATGAATACGGCTGGGCCGACACCGACACCGCGGGCGCGACCGCCCAGCGCGGCCTGTCCGAAGCGGTGGTGCGCAACATCTCAGGCCTGAAGAACGAGCCGCAGTGGATGCTCGACCTGCGCCTCAAGGGCCTGCGCCTGTTCGACCGCAAGCCGATGCCGAACTGGGGCGCCGACCTCACCGGGATCGACTTCCAGAACATCAAGTACTTCGTGCGCTCCACCGAGAAGCAGGCCGCCACCTGGGACGACCTGCCCGAGGACATCAAGGCGACGTACGACAAGCTGGGCATCCCGGAGGCGGAGAAGCAGCGCCTCGTCGCCGGCGTCGCCGCGCAGTACGAGTCCGAGGTCGTCTACCACGCGATCCGTGAGGACCTGGAGGCGCAGGGCGTCCTCTTCCTGGACACCGACACCGCGCTGCGGGAGCACGAGGACATCTTCAAGGAGTACTTCGGCACCGTCATCCCGGTCGGCGACAACAAGTTCGCCGCGCTGAACACCAGCGTCTGGTCGGGTGGCTCGTTCATCTACGTGCCGAAGGGCGTCCACGTCGACATCCCGCTGCAGGCCTACTTCCGGATCAACACGGAGAACATGGGCCAGTTCGAGCGGACCCTGATCATCGCCGACGAGGGCAGCTACGTGCACTACGTCGAGGGCTGCACCGCGCCGATCTACTCGTCCGACTCGCTGCACTCCGCGGTCGTCGAGATCGTCGTGAAGAAGAACGCCCGGGTGCGGTACACGACCATCCAGAACTGGTCGAACAACGTGTACAACCTGGTCACCAAGCGCGCCACCTGCGAAGAGGGCGCGACCATGGAGTGGGTCGACGGCAACATCGGCTCCAAGGTGACGATGAAGTACCCGGCGGTCTACATGACCGGGGCGCACGCCAAGGGCGAGGTGCTCTCGATCGCGATGGCCGGCGAGGGTCAGCACCAGGACTCCGGCGCCAAGATGGTGCACGCCGCGCCGCACACCTCCTCGACGATCATCTCGAAGTCGATCGCCCGTGGCGGTGGCCGCACGTCGTACCGGGGTCTCGTGCAGGTGCTGGAGGGCTCGTCGAGCTCGAAGAGCACGGTCAAGTGCGACGCGCTCCTGGTCGACACGATCTCCCGCTCGGACACGTACCCGTACGTCGACATCCGCGAGGACGACGTGAACATGGGTCACGAGGCGACCGTCTCCAAGGTCAGCGAGGACCAGCTCTTCTACCTGATGAGCCGCGGTCTGACCGAGGACGAGGCGATGGCGATGATCGTGCGTGGCTTCATCGAGCCGATCGCCAAGGAGCTTCCGATGGAGTACGCGCTGGAGCTGAACCGCCTGATCGAGCTGCAGATGGAGGGAGCGGTCGGCTGA
- the sufD gene encoding Fe-S cluster assembly protein SufD — translation MTTEAIAPPSTKSQVLRSFDVADFPALNGLEEEWRFTPLKRLRDLAKATSLTGVAPSVEFSGLPAGVTVSAVDTVDAVLTPFDRISALAYGSAAGVTLIEVAAEAEPAEAAVIRLVGKGGDAAAARTFVKVGAFAKATIVLEQTGSVTLADNIEVVIGDGAQLTFVTLAEWDADAVQAQHVKFRVGKDARVQHLQVTLGGDLVRQFTSVEYAGRGGEAELFGLYFADAGQHQEHRQLVDHSVPDCRSYVGYRGALQGASAHTVWVGDVLIRAAATGTDTYEINRNLVLTDGARADSVPNLEIETGEVAGAGHASATGRFDDEQLFYLMARGIPEDEARKLVVRGFFAELINKIPVEELRERLGDAIEARLAEAGQ, via the coding sequence ATGACCACCGAAGCCATCGCCCCGCCGAGCACCAAGTCGCAGGTGCTGCGCTCCTTCGACGTCGCCGACTTCCCGGCCCTGAACGGGCTGGAGGAGGAGTGGCGCTTCACCCCGCTCAAGCGGCTCCGTGACCTGGCCAAGGCCACGTCCCTGACCGGTGTGGCGCCGTCGGTCGAGTTCTCCGGGCTCCCGGCCGGCGTGACGGTGTCGGCCGTCGACACCGTCGACGCCGTTCTCACCCCGTTCGACCGGATCAGCGCCCTCGCGTACGGCTCGGCCGCCGGCGTCACCCTGATCGAGGTGGCGGCCGAGGCCGAGCCCGCCGAGGCGGCGGTCATCCGGCTCGTCGGCAAGGGCGGGGACGCCGCGGCCGCGCGCACCTTCGTGAAGGTGGGCGCCTTCGCCAAGGCGACGATCGTGCTGGAGCAGACCGGCTCGGTCACGCTCGCCGACAACATCGAAGTGGTGATCGGCGACGGCGCGCAGCTGACGTTCGTGACCCTGGCCGAGTGGGACGCCGACGCGGTGCAGGCCCAGCACGTGAAGTTCCGGGTCGGCAAGGACGCCCGCGTCCAGCACCTGCAGGTGACCCTCGGTGGCGACCTGGTCCGGCAGTTCACGAGCGTGGAGTACGCCGGGCGCGGTGGCGAGGCCGAGCTGTTCGGCCTCTACTTCGCCGACGCCGGTCAGCACCAGGAGCACCGTCAGCTGGTGGACCACAGCGTGCCGGACTGCCGCAGCTACGTCGGTTACCGGGGGGCGCTGCAGGGCGCTTCGGCGCACACCGTCTGGGTCGGCGACGTGCTGATCCGGGCCGCTGCCACGGGCACCGACACGTACGAGATCAACCGGAACCTGGTGCTCACGGATGGGGCGCGGGCTGACTCCGTACCCAATCTGGAGATCGAGACCGGCGAGGTCGCCGGCGCCGGGCACGCGAGCGCGACCGGCCGCTTCGATGACGAGCAGCTGTTCTACCTGATGGCGCGCGGTATCCCGGAGGACGAGGCTCGCAAGCTGGTGGTGCGCGGGTTCTTCGCCGAGCTGATCAACAAGATTCCGGTCGAGGAGCTGCGCGAGCGGCTCGGCGACGCGATCGAGGCACGGCTGGCCGAGGCCGGGCAGTGA
- a CDS encoding non-heme iron oxygenase ferredoxin subunit, translating to MTFENVGPASDVAKGTALQVEVDGVEVAIVHADDDNFYAVRDECSHASVALSEGEVDGCTLECWLHGSRFDLRTGEPSGPPAIDPVAVYPVEIRDGDIYVSTTPSNGVEP from the coding sequence GTGACGTTCGAAAATGTCGGCCCGGCGTCCGACGTGGCGAAAGGCACCGCGCTCCAGGTGGAGGTCGACGGTGTCGAGGTCGCGATCGTGCACGCCGACGACGACAACTTCTATGCGGTACGTGACGAGTGCAGTCACGCATCCGTGGCCCTGTCCGAAGGGGAGGTGGACGGCTGCACGCTCGAGTGCTGGCTGCACGGCTCCCGCTTCGACCTGCGCACCGGTGAACCCTCCGGACCACCCGCCATTGATCCGGTGGCGGTCTACCCCGTCGAGATCCGCGACGGCGACATCTACGTTTCGACTACACCGAGTAATGGAGTAGAGCCGTGA
- the sufC gene encoding Fe-S cluster assembly ATPase SufC, which translates to MSTLEIRDLQVSVKLPEGELKPILAGVDLTVKSGETHAIMGPNGSGKSTLAYSIAGHPKYEITGGSVTLDGVDVLELSVDERARAGLFLAMQYPVEVPGVSVANFLRTAKTAIDGEAPKLRTWAGELRGAMEKLQMDPSFAQRNVNEGFSGGEKKRHEIMQLELIKPKMAILDETDSGLDIDALRIVSEGVNRVRATGETGFLLITHYTRILRYIQPDFVHVFVGGKIVEEGGPELAEQLEAEGYEKFLAKA; encoded by the coding sequence GTGAGCACCCTGGAGATCCGCGACCTGCAGGTTTCGGTGAAGCTGCCCGAGGGCGAGCTGAAGCCGATCCTGGCCGGGGTCGACCTCACCGTGAAGTCCGGCGAGACCCACGCCATCATGGGGCCGAACGGCTCCGGCAAGTCGACGCTGGCGTACTCGATCGCCGGTCACCCGAAGTACGAGATCACCGGCGGTTCGGTCACCCTCGACGGCGTCGACGTGCTCGAGCTCAGCGTGGACGAGCGCGCGCGGGCCGGCCTCTTCCTCGCGATGCAGTACCCGGTCGAGGTTCCGGGTGTCTCGGTGGCGAACTTCCTGCGGACCGCGAAGACCGCGATCGACGGCGAGGCGCCGAAGCTGCGCACCTGGGCCGGCGAGCTCCGGGGCGCGATGGAGAAGCTGCAGATGGACCCGTCCTTCGCGCAGCGCAACGTGAACGAGGGCTTCTCCGGCGGTGAGAAGAAGCGTCACGAGATCATGCAGCTCGAGCTGATCAAGCCGAAGATGGCGATCCTCGACGAGACCGACTCCGGCCTCGACATCGACGCCCTGCGGATCGTCAGCGAGGGCGTGAACCGGGTCCGCGCGACCGGGGAGACCGGCTTCCTGCTGATCACCCACTACACCCGGATCCTGCGCTACATCCAGCCCGACTTCGTGCACGTCTTCGTCGGCGGCAAGATCGTCGAAGAGGGCGGCCCGGAGCTGGCCGAGCAGCTCGAGGCCGAGGGTTACGAGAAGTTCCTGGCCAAGGCCTGA
- a CDS encoding cysteine desulfurase: protein MSFDVEQVRKDFPIFEREVNGHPLVYLDSANTSQKPVQVLDVMRAHQERYNGNVSRSVHTLGTESTEAYEGARARIAAFIGAASPDEVVFTKNSTEALNLVAHSAGQMLKLGPGDEIVISEMEHHSNIVPWQLLCERTGATLRWFGITDEGWLDQSSLESLITPRTKIVSVVHMSNVLGTINDISEISARARDVGALLVLDCSQSVPHLPINVRELGADLIAFTGHKMLGPTGIGVLWGRFDLLSQMPPFLGGGSMIETVTMTGTTYAAPPARFEAGTPPITEAIGLGAAVDYLSELGMDAVHRHEQAITAYALDALSGVTGVRIFGPATPEGRGGTVSFGVDGVHPHDVGQILDALGVEVRVGHHCARPVCSRFSVPAMTRASFYLYTTTDEIDALARGLDQVRKVFG, encoded by the coding sequence ATGAGCTTCGACGTCGAGCAGGTCCGTAAGGACTTCCCGATCTTCGAGCGGGAGGTCAACGGCCACCCGCTCGTCTACCTGGACAGCGCCAACACCTCGCAGAAACCGGTGCAGGTGCTCGACGTCATGCGGGCGCACCAGGAGCGGTACAACGGCAACGTGTCCCGCTCGGTGCACACGCTCGGCACCGAGTCGACCGAGGCCTACGAGGGCGCACGGGCTCGCATCGCCGCCTTCATCGGCGCGGCGAGCCCGGACGAGGTGGTCTTCACCAAGAACTCCACCGAGGCCCTCAACCTGGTCGCGCACTCGGCCGGGCAGATGCTCAAGCTCGGGCCGGGCGACGAGATCGTGATCTCCGAGATGGAGCACCACTCGAACATCGTTCCGTGGCAGCTTCTCTGCGAGCGGACCGGCGCGACCCTGCGCTGGTTCGGGATCACCGACGAGGGGTGGCTGGACCAGTCATCTCTCGAGTCGTTGATCACGCCACGGACGAAGATCGTCTCAGTGGTGCACATGTCCAATGTGCTCGGGACGATCAACGACATCTCGGAGATCTCCGCCCGCGCTCGTGATGTTGGAGCGCTGCTGGTGCTGGACTGCTCGCAGTCCGTGCCGCACCTGCCCATCAACGTCCGGGAGCTCGGCGCCGACTTGATCGCGTTCACCGGGCACAAGATGCTCGGCCCGACCGGCATCGGCGTGCTCTGGGGCCGCTTCGATCTGCTGTCGCAGATGCCGCCGTTCCTCGGCGGCGGCTCTATGATCGAGACGGTCACCATGACGGGTACGACCTACGCCGCCCCGCCGGCCCGATTCGAAGCCGGCACGCCGCCGATCACCGAGGCGATCGGTCTCGGGGCAGCCGTGGACTATCTGTCCGAGCTGGGCATGGACGCTGTCCACCGGCACGAGCAGGCGATCACGGCGTACGCGCTTGATGCTCTGTCGGGTGTCACAGGTGTTCGGATCTTCGGACCGGCGACGCCCGAGGGTCGCGGCGGGACGGTGTCGTTCGGTGTCGACGGGGTACACCCTCATGACGTGGGACAGATCCTCGACGCTCTCGGTGTCGAGGTGCGGGTCGGCCACCACTGCGCGCGGCCGGTCTGCTCCCGCTTCAGCGTCCCGGCGATGACCCGGGCCTCGTTCTACCTCTACACGACCACGGACGAGATCGACGCCCTGGCGCGCGGTCTCGACCAGGTGCGGAAGGTGTTCGGCTGA
- the sufU gene encoding Fe-S cluster assembly sulfur transfer protein SufU, with the protein MMLDGLYQEIILDHYKNPHGRGLRDPFDGEAHHVNPTCGDEITVRVNSDLSEISYDGLGCSISQASASVLHELLQGKDAASVAEIHHSFVELMQSRGQIEPDEEVLGDGIAFAGVAKFPARVKCALLPWMAFKDAAVRAGVDVGASPEVKA; encoded by the coding sequence ATGATGCTCGACGGTCTCTACCAGGAGATCATCCTCGACCACTACAAGAACCCGCACGGCCGGGGGCTGCGTGATCCTTTCGACGGGGAGGCGCATCACGTCAACCCGACGTGCGGGGACGAGATCACCGTGCGGGTCAACTCGGACCTGTCCGAGATCTCGTATGACGGGCTTGGTTGCTCCATCAGCCAAGCGTCGGCATCCGTGCTGCACGAACTGCTGCAAGGGAAGGACGCGGCTTCCGTTGCGGAGATCCACCACTCGTTCGTGGAGCTCATGCAGAGCCGTGGACAGATCGAGCCGGACGAGGAGGTGCTCGGCGACGGCATCGCGTTCGCCGGCGTCGCCAAGTTCCCGGCACGGGTGAAATGCGCTTTGCTGCCGTGGATGGCATTCAAGGACGCGGCGGTGCGCGCGGGCGTGGACGTGGGCGCGAGCCCGGAGGTGAAGGCATGA
- a CDS encoding metal-sulfur cluster assembly factor: protein MPAVSVSEAASAADPAAAPAADPAAAPAAEVKKATTDEIEEAMKDVVDPELGINVVDLGLVYGTHVDDDNVVTLDMTLTSAACPLTDVIEDQTRQALTTGPGGGLVQDFRINWVWLPPWGPDKITDDGREQLRALGFNV from the coding sequence GTGCCCGCGGTGAGCGTCTCGGAGGCGGCCTCCGCGGCCGACCCGGCTGCGGCGCCGGCGGCTGACCCGGCTGCGGCGCCGGCGGCTGAGGTGAAGAAGGCCACGACCGATGAGATCGAAGAGGCGATGAAGGATGTCGTCGACCCCGAACTCGGCATCAACGTGGTCGACCTTGGCCTGGTCTACGGCACCCACGTGGACGACGACAACGTGGTCACCCTCGACATGACGCTGACGTCCGCGGCCTGCCCGCTGACCGACGTGATCGAGGACCAGACCCGGCAGGCGCTGACCACCGGCCCCGGCGGTGGCCTGGTGCAGGACTTCCGGATCAACTGGGTGTGGCTGCCGCCGTGGGGCCCCGACAAGATCACTGACGACGGGCGGGAGCAGCTGCGCGCTCTCGGCTTCAACGTCTGA
- a CDS encoding maleylpyruvate isomerase family mycothiol-dependent enzyme, producing the protein MASRPPFPELLSLVESRSAALREAAVDLTARVPGCPGWTVRDLVTHLGRVQRFWASAVRAGEAAGPPAVPGDPSGELLTWFDESTPLLVDALRAAGPGAPSWAWWPSSAAPLNAGAIARHQVQEAAVHAFDAQEAIGKPEPLPAAVAVDGVGEFLEVCLGSRGAWPHRPARVELQALEGPSWTVDLSPAGVTVDPAASGAPVTRMQGKASDLVLALYRRIDLADVRVDGDREVAEQIRQWCVVD; encoded by the coding sequence ATGGCATCGAGACCGCCCTTTCCCGAGCTGCTGTCCCTCGTCGAGTCCCGCTCGGCGGCGCTGCGAGAGGCCGCGGTCGACCTGACGGCCCGGGTGCCCGGCTGCCCGGGCTGGACCGTCCGTGACCTGGTCACCCACCTCGGCCGGGTGCAGCGTTTCTGGGCCTCCGCGGTCCGGGCCGGTGAGGCCGCCGGTCCGCCGGCCGTTCCCGGCGACCCGTCCGGCGAGCTCCTCACCTGGTTCGACGAGTCCACCCCGCTGCTGGTCGACGCGCTCCGGGCGGCCGGCCCCGGCGCGCCGAGCTGGGCGTGGTGGCCCTCCTCGGCGGCGCCGCTGAACGCCGGCGCGATCGCCCGTCACCAGGTGCAGGAGGCGGCGGTCCACGCCTTCGACGCGCAGGAGGCGATCGGCAAACCCGAGCCGCTGCCGGCCGCCGTCGCGGTCGACGGGGTGGGCGAGTTCCTCGAGGTCTGCCTCGGCTCCCGAGGGGCGTGGCCGCACCGCCCGGCGCGCGTCGAGCTCCAGGCCCTGGAGGGCCCGTCCTGGACCGTCGACCTGTCCCCGGCCGGCGTCACCGTGGACCCGGCGGCCAGCGGAGCCCCGGTGACCCGGATGCAGGGAAAGGCGAGTGATCTGGTGCTGGCGCTCTACCGCCGGATCGACCTGGCCGACGTGCGGGTGGACGGCGATCGTGAGGTGGCCGAGCAGATCCGCCAGTGGTGCGTCGTGGACTAG